DNA sequence from the Arthrobacter jinronghuae genome:
ATCCTCACGGCTTACGACACCTTCTCCCGCGCCGCCGAAACGAACGCGCTCAAGGTGATCCTGCAGGCCTGAACGGTTCTTCTGCGGGCAGGAGGGCGGCAGCCGGTTCCGGCTGCCGCCTTTGTGTGCAGCGGCGGCACGGGCAGATAATGAGAACTGCGGCCGCGTCTGCCCCCGCAGTTCTGAGTTCAGAAGAGGTTTTCCATGTCTAACGGCACCATGATTGCAGGACGGCTCAACGTTGAGACCGGCACGTTCGCCATGAAGGAAGTTCCGATTCCCGATCCCGGTCCGGGCTTTGTCCGTATCAAGGTCGGAGCTGCGGGCGTGTGCCTGTCCGACGTCCACCTGATTCAGGGCATGCTGCGCCCGCAGTTCCTCGAGGGCAACGAGGTCACCCTCGGCCACGAGGTGGCCGGCACCGTGGACCTTCCCGGAACAGGAGTCACCTCCGTGGCTCCCGGCGACCGGGTGGTGGTGCAGGCCGGGTACGAGTACAACGGCGTCACGCTGACCATGGGTGTTGATTTCGACGGCGGCTGGGCCGAGTACCTCGTGGTTCCCGCCGGTGTGCTGGTACCGCTGGGGGATGACATTCCCTTCGACCAGGCGTCCATCATTCCGGACGCCGTGTCCACTCCCTGGGCTGCCATTGCCTCCACAGCTGAAGTGCGCGCCGGTGAAGCAGTGGGCGTCTGGGGCATCGGCGGGCTCGGTGCCCACGGTGTCCAGCTGCTGCGCCTGATTGGTGCCGCGCCCATCATTGCCGTTGATCCCATCCCCGAGGCCCGGGAGCGTGCCCTGGAATTCGGTGCGGATCTGGCCCTCGATCCGATGGCGGAGGATTTCCCGGACGCGATGAAGGCCGCCACCGCCGGCCAGGGGCTCGACGTCGCCCTGGACTTCGCCGGTGTCGACGCCGTCCGAACCCAGGCCATCAACTGCCTGGGCCGGAGCGGACGTCTTGTGCTCGTGG
Encoded proteins:
- a CDS encoding zinc-binding dehydrogenase, with the protein product MSNGTMIAGRLNVETGTFAMKEVPIPDPGPGFVRIKVGAAGVCLSDVHLIQGMLRPQFLEGNEVTLGHEVAGTVDLPGTGVTSVAPGDRVVVQAGYEYNGVTLTMGVDFDGGWAEYLVVPAGVLVPLGDDIPFDQASIIPDAVSTPWAAIASTAEVRAGEAVGVWGIGGLGAHGVQLLRLIGAAPIIAVDPIPEARERALEFGADLALDPMAEDFPDAMKAATAGQGLDVALDFAGVDAVRTQAINCLGRSGRLVLVGLSGKPMTINDSTGFSYARKQIRGHYGSDAHHVPQLVSLARLGRLDFAKSVSARIPLADAEQAVKALDAKEGNPIRLVLIP